The genomic region TCGGTTAGCGGCGGAATGCCGCTCACCTTTCGCACACACAATGCCACATCGCGCTCCATGGCGCAGATGTACGGGGCCGCGTTTTCAGCCTCATCACTCTGATCCTCCTCTTCTGTGGTGTTGCTGATGCGTCGTACGTACTTCCGCAGCCACTTGTGGCAAAGGCTCCCGAAGCCGGGCAATTCATCGTTATCGGTGGGTAGCGTCAGCACCAGCTTAAAGTACTTGTTCCTTTGCATGTGACCGCATTTTACCGCCTGCTTTCGTGTCGTATGGGCGCGCACCACTTCGAAGATGTCGATAGACGCGCGCGAAGACGACATTGCGTCTGGATGTTTCCAAAGTAATAGCTGGAAATTACACGGCTCGCCATGGCGATATCTTTTTATCATCTGCAAATTTTCCGACTGATTTGGATGCTTTAGCTTGGCGGTTTGCTCGGCGCGTGTGTCCATGGTCACCCATATGGGCGTGGACTCTATGAGCGCACGTTGCTTTTGTTTCTTGCGCGTATAGCGCAGCCAACACGCAAAGTAACGACTAAGCAAGAGTTGGTCATGGCACATCATAGCATATTCCTCGTTAGCCAACTCATTGAGTTGCATGACGACACATTGGTCGAGGAATGATTCAGCAAAGCTTTTGCAATCGCGTTCAAAATTCTGATATGTAGTTAGTTCGGTTTGTGCAATATCAGCCACTTGCAGTGTAAGCACGCTTTCTAGCTCATTGGCGCTGACGTATTCGGCGCGCTGTTGCAACACTTTCAGAGCTTCTTGGTGTTTTTTCTCCGCTTCTTCGCGTTGTCGTTTAACTGCTTCCTGCTCTTTTTCTTTTGCGACCCGCTTTTCTAATTCCTGCTGCTTGCGGAGTTGTATTGCTGCCTCAGCCTTGGCTTTAACTAATTCCGTATTGGTCTGCGGCACAATTTCTGCCGTTGCTGAAGGTTGCTGCGTGAAAGACACGTTACCAAAAATGTGTTTCACCTGATCCTTGGCACCCAAGTCGGGTGCAGCAAAGCCCGCTAGTACCGGCTGCGTGTTAAAATGTTGGAATACACTATCATTAAGCATAGCGTCGGGCTTTTGCGTGTGCGTTTGTTGGAAAACACTAGCTGTCGATTTGAcggcattactaaaaatgttatCGCTGTGAACTCCCTTGCTAGAGCTGTCGAATATGAAACCGTCAGCAGGTGATGGTTGTGCAACTGTTGTAGCGTTACCACCAAATATAGAGTGGCCAAGTCCACCAGTTGTCGAAGTGACTGTTTTAGTCGTGGCGGCAGGTATTTTGAATAACGAACTGCTAGCATCCTTTTCTGGCGCTACAAAAACACTACCACTACTTTTGGATGCAGTGTGGGAGCTTTTTGGAGTTTCAAACTTAAAATTGGTCAACGGCGATGACTGCACTTTCTCCTTCGAATCTGTAAACAGATTTCCGCCAAAGATGGATGGTTGCAGTGGTTTTTGTACTAATTGTGGAGCTTTGAACTGTTGCTGTGGCTTGGATGATATAGATGAAATCGATGGCACTTTGAAAACAGTCGCATCCGTAAGAACCGAAGGCGGCAGCGCAATAGGTGGCAGCGAGAGTGGGGGTGAACTAGAGCGTTTCTGCGGTCTTACAGCTTCCTCTTGTTGCATTTCCAATTCGCGTTGTCGCTTTCGCTCCTCTGCCGCTTTACCGCGCAGTTGATCGTCCGCTGCCCAGGCAACTAATTTAAGTACACCATTCTCATCGAAGCTGTTATGCGGCACATGACTTTCAAAAATGTCCGCCGATTCCAGCACATGCCCACAAACGCATTCACCTACACTAGCAATGCGCTTCGCTTCAACCAGCTAAAGAGAGCAgaagttaagttaatttaaatttccttAATGCTTATAACCACTTCATAACTTACATTCATGGCGCGTTTCATAGAATATTCAATGTCTGGAAGTTTTAAACGATCCAACACTACTCGCTGTCCATCACATTTCAAGCCATGATAGGTAAAGTATTGTCGTGCAGCCTCTTCGTTTTCAAACCCAAGGATCCTTGTCAAATATGTCAAGGGTATAAGAACGGCATTCTTTCGCCAGTTGTGCGACTTATTGATTGCCTCCATAGCACGCCAACGTAATTTGTTGAAATAGCCAAGTAGTATACAAGCGCTCAAATACGATGTATCAGTTTCACGTATCATGTTGAAGAAACGTACATAGTTATTATTTTGTAGGGCATTATAAAAAGCAATAGCCCGCTTGATTTCTTGTGAATGTTGTATGTGTTTTGGTAGCTGCTTTAATTCCCATAGAAAATTCGAATCACCCAAATTTAGCAATACAACATAGCTACGAAATTCAGCTTCACACGGGCAGTGCACACCTTTGATGCGCAAATCATGGTACATATATTTTAGTGATTGCAGACATTTGGTCAAATTTtctgcattaatttttttatcgaacACAGAAGGATCTTCAGCCACAAGACGAGCAGCACAGTGTATGTGAAACCGTGCGCATTGCTCTACTAGTTGTACAGTACCCAATGAACACAGTTCCTGTTGGGTAATATCTTTGCGAATGGAACGCGTGCGGTCCCATACAAAGTGAAACCAGTCAGCAATAGATGTTTCCGGATCATCGCACAAATCCATTATTCGGTGCATCAGGTACAACATTGTCATTTGTAGCACGCTTTCAGGTCGTAGTTCATGTGCCAGTGGCACTTCTTGGTCGGCGCTACTACGCGAATATTCTTTTATAGCGCGTTGATGGGAAATGGAGGAGCTGTTCTCTCCCGCTTCGTTACACATCTCAAATGCCGAAACTTGTCGTTGAAATTCGCGCATTAAACGCTCTTTTTCGGGACACATATCCGGACAAATCCCTAAAGAAAAATATCAACTGTTTTATAATAACCACTATTCATTCAATAAAGATTTCGTTTACCTTTCGTCCGCTCAACTTTCTTAATATCCGTTTGACGAGGTCTTATCAATCGCATCAATTTATCTCGTGCATCCAAAACGCGGTATTTTTCTTCGTCAGTAAACGCTGGTCTTCGCAATGCAGCCTCATACTCTTGTCGCAAAGCAGTATCTATTTTTGGTATCTCTGATATCGACGTCGACTTCGCAGGCTTTGTTGGTGGTAGCGGAAGCGAAGTCATAGCTTTTTGAGTACGCAACGGTAGTGGCTTCGGTGGAGGTAACATTGCCGTAGATGGTATCCTATAAGCAGGCAGACTCTGTCGCAGGCCCATTGCGTCTAATTCAGCCTGTACTTCAGGATTAACCCATTCTTCTGTATTTTGCACGTGCGCTACTTCGCGTGTAGCATATTCTATTTGAAATTCATGCCCGTTGTAATACCCCGCTTGATCCAGAGCGCGTTCCGCCTGGGCTTCCGTTTCATACTCCACTGTACAACTCTGCCGGCTTGGACGCAATATGAACCGAGtgatttttccaaatttgctgAAGTGGTTCTTGGCTACTAATTTGTCCAAGAAAAGTTCAGGTATTTTTTCGcatctattaataaaatatttaatattcataaaacCTTTTCAATTACCGGTTTTGAAGTACTTACGAAATGGCCTTGTAATTGATGCCATCATCCCAACCGGTTTCGGTGTCGCCCAACATCTCTGAATGCCAATTTATATTGTGATCTAATTTAACAAGTTccaataagaaataattttaatataataaattaaaaatatggtgttgtaaaaatttctaatttggAAAGAAAAGGTCGAAACCGCGCTCGAACAACCAATTTGTATGTCAATGACAGCTGTTTGAATATCGCACAGAATCGCTTGGCATACTAATGGTTAGTGTAAAGCATTGATTTGGTTActtccaaggcgaatttattacaggtgacagcaaacacatataagtaaaaccctacatgtatttgttgttgcgtttggtgcaagcatcatgtcaaaatcagcaagcaaatgtaaacatacgaatgtaaacataccaatacatacaaacaaagcatatcattttgacgtaagccatacctacggcgaaaaattcagctgggtgaatgctgtcaccttattaaatccaccttggttaCTTCTCAAAAGAATAAAACCATACAAGATGTCGGGCTTCAATATTTCCTGATAATGCGTACAGTGTTGCAAGTTTTTTCTATAATGGCCTACACTTAATTATAAGTTTGATCTTTGAATTGCTAAATAAAACATGAGAAGTCCTAAATTCTACAacactttacaatttttttgggaaattttggaaaaatatgttCGCCATTGCTTAATCATAACTctgtattttcaaaattcagtgATGATAAAATAATGTAcaataatattaacattttaggTATGAAATTCATATTTTGGGCCATAAATGGGCCAAAAACAGTGCgtatagcgtagtacacataacagaagtgaaactttcaaggcagacaaagaaggAGGGAAAGATCCGAGtgaatgagagagagagggagagagaaaaaatatatatctaaataaattcactacatttgcagagaatacaaacagacaaaatttacaaaaaacggagaagggtcgaccgctgtaagtaaacgccggacacaaaccgtggcaacaacacgcactactccgagcgtttctcactcgcacaaacgcagcgattccaggaccgcagcaacggcacattACCGCAAGGCATAAATCCAATCACAAggaaaaaactcaggaaaaatagcctaaagtatatctaagatataaaaaaggtatagctctctctctccttttcctctacgttatatcttttttcgctctcgcggaacgaaaatgctcaaaacgttgcatggctttgaaattttactctccattctcgctcgtccatcgacgcctaagaagtttcacttcaaaaactgaATGCTATGTTTTCGataaccaaatttttatttattaaaaactcatCAAATAGTGAAAGCAACAATAATATAACGCTATtaaaacatacatacgtgtatgtTCATATGTGATCTTGGaactcaagaatgatagaatacaagagtTCAACAAGTGCTTTGACGTCAATACAGAGGGGAGGGCGAATGAGCGATTTTCGGAAGGCGCCACCTTCTGTATTCTATACATCGTGCCTGTGATTATCTTCATGTCCAGCTAATAAAACGAAGTGctgcgtgttaaattgtgaaagcccAAATATATCAAGCCTCCCAATGCCTTTTTGGGCTTTTATGCGGATGACGCCATggtatatgaatgtatatggCAATCGAGGCATTTAAGAGGTGTCAGTATTTTAATATCGATATGTGCATATCTCTTACCATAAAGAAACATCACGTAAGATAAAGAGATATTAAATCTTAAATTAgcactgtttttttgtttaaaatattgctttaatatgaccttttgtgtttttttggtgAGCTCATGAAGACTACACAACAAATAAGTTTTCTTAACTTCTCAACCAGTGCAAGTTCGCATGTTTTGTCCATTACTTCGATGCGTTAGTTTAATCATTTCTGTtccaattataatatttaacatCCTTCTTCAATAATGAGGCCTTCTCTATATTCAACATCAGACcagtgcaatttattttttgtagaaatttttcaaataagcaTAATTTCATAGTTTCGGCGCTATAAATGAAATACCCACAAAATagtcgaataaaatatttgcagatATCTATTTTCGAATCCACTTTAAAATGAGCTGGCATCCCTGGAACTTTCtgttaaaaagaaagaaacaaattaacGATACATTCAGCATTCTTTTCTAAGCATGGAAGACgagctaaaataaatttatctttCAAAAATGGAATTGGATGCAGTGAACGCCTTAACTGAAGCGGAGGtacaaaaaaacaatcaaaaagcACAGAAGATACCGGCTGCTGCTGACATTGCAAGTGCACCCAAGAACTATAGGAAACGCAAACGCCATCACTACAATGCTATACGTAAACAAATGGAATTCTACTTCGGTGATGCCAATTTATTGAAGGACCGGTTTCTGAAGCAACTAATCGACAAAGATCCATGTAAGTAGCTTGGAGTTTCCTGTGAAttgtacataaaatttattatcgtTATTTACAGATGTGCCGCTGgagatatttctaaattttaacaAGTTGAAAGCGCTTACCACATCAGTAGAAGATATCTCCAAATCCCTATCAAACTCTGAATTGCTCGAGTTAGATGAGAAACAGTTAAGAGTTAAGCGTAAAACTGCACTGCCCGTGGAGCGTAATGTCGACAACAAAACACTCTACGTGGAAGCTTTACCTGCTGCAGCTGATCACGACTGGGTGCGTCAAGAATTTGAGCGTTTTGGTTCAGTAGTGTATGTCTCGCTGCCGAAGTATGCCAAATCACGAAAAATCAAGGAATTTGGGTTCGTTGAGTTCGAACAGGAGAGCAGCGTTGAGAAGGCTATTAAAGCATTTCAAGAATTTAATGGTGTACTGAGAATGCAAGAAACTGATCCAGCTGAACTACAGAGTGTAAAGTCGTTCAttaaagaacaaaatgaagataTCGCTGGTGAAAAAGTTGAGACTGATGTCgagcaaaaaaaagcaaaaaaactaaaacgcGGTTCCGATGATGCTCCGGACTACGgaggaactgaaataaaaaaggcaaaaatagaaaatgatGAAAACTCCACAGCAACCGAAACAGGGAATACTACAAATGATGATACCGAAAATCAGCAAAATGATGGCGAGGAGGGTAATAACAAAAAGAAACGacgcaaaaagaagaaaaaatcaaaaacgttAGAAAAACGAAGAAAGGAAACCGATTTAAATACTGATGCCTCGTTTTATGAGTTAAAAGTACTTCCAAAACGCGATTGGAAGCGCCTACGCAACAAATACTTGAATTTGCAACGAGAAAAGGTTGCAGAGCTGAAGCGCAAAGCATGGAAAgagaagcagcagcaacaagcTAGTGAAGGTGCCGGTTCAGAAACGTTAGACGCTTCAGCACCGCCTCCAGTAAAGAAGCCGAAACCAAATGAACGAAAGCTCCGaaaaatgaatatgaatttCTACGGCGCCGGCGAGGAGGAAGCCAAATCACAACAAAAGGAGTTGAAACATAATCCAGCATTGGAGCGCGCTCCGCTCTTCAGCTACGCGGAAGGACTAATAGTGGAAATAGGCTTCTTGAATCCTTGCGTCAACATTAAGGAATTTAAGGCTGATATGCGCCAATACGAGACAGTGAAGTATGTTGACGTCAAAGAGGGTGCCATGCATGCGTATTTACGCTTAGATACTGCCGATGCGGCAACTGACTTTGTGGGACAAGTTAGTTGTGCGGAATACAATTGCAAGGTGCTCAGCGGCGAAGCAGAACTAGAGTATTGGAAAAAGATTGAGACAGATCGTGAAATGAAACTGaataaacaagtaaaaattCCACAGAAGAGGGGTAGGGAAAAGGTTAAAAAGCTAGTAACGAAACATATTCGTTTCGGCGAATTTGATGAATAAGGTATCTACGCGGTCTATTTGAGttctttttgaaagaaaatgtaactgaatttaatgaaattttatcaaataaaatactaatataCCCTTAAATCTAATTATTACAGTCTGTTTTCCTAAAACTACACAATATCACTTATTAATATTACTACTATATATATAAGGAACCATCAGCCGGTCCCAAGTAATGCAGCGATATGAGCAGAACGTCAATAATAGTCCATACGCCCAAGCCACCAAAGCTGAATAACTTTCCGATTCCTTCTTGCCAGTGCCCAAGATAAAAGCGGTCGGCGCCAAAGCCACCTAATGTAATACTGATAATAAGTGCCGTACTCCAGCGATATCCTTGCGTCCAGTTACATTTGACATTGCGAGTAAAAGACCGATTACCGAGACAAAAGACATCCGAATGAACTGTACAATTGGTGCGATAATAATGAGCGTTCACAGAATTGCAATTTCCACGCAGCATGCACGATTGTTGCCACATCCCCGTTTGATAGCAATAGCGGCAATTCATCTGTTGTATGAACGTGCGATTACCTTGACATGGTACATGGTCCAATGCTGTGCATGATACGTTAAGATCGCGACCATAGTGGCATGAGTAGTTGTAATTGCAGCGTATACAAGGAAATGGCAACGTCGAACATTCACTCTCGGGAGTGCCTGGACAAGATACATTGGTGTCATTGATGCTTTTTATTGTCAGCGGTATGGCGTCGTTGTTGTTagtgacattttttaattgaccTTCCAGTTTAGTTTCAGCTTCCATGAGATTACCACCAGCAGTCTGACTCTGCCTTATGCCACTAAATATAAATATCATGATAAGCGCTAGGGCTGAGCGCATATTTATAACAATGCAACGTCGATGAAACATTTCGCTAACTTAATGATAAACGTAAATTTATTTCGAGAAAATAATGTGAACTAAAACATTTGCGTACAAACTAATAAACAAAGTAATAACAGCTGATCAACGCTGAAGGAGGCTGACATGTCACATACAAAACCAGAGATGGCTTTTGGAGGTGCAActaattgttattaaaatttattaaataattgctAAATGTGATCCAATGATATTGTGAAAaggtaataaattttacataacATCGTGATCTACAATAGTTTCCTTAAAGAATTTGTATAAACACAAAATAACAGTCGTGCATATttgataaaaagtaaaaaactatCACCCTGCAActcaaattcttcttcatttgACTGCTGGGAAAAATATGGGCGCGCAAACATTTATTAAACAGGGCGCCCAAACGGCACCGTCAGCAACAGCTGATCTCTTTGCTTTATGTAAACAATGTATATTTTCTAACTATTTACTTTTGGatgcatatatttgtaaataattaaaatggtaAAGGTGGATGTAGAATATTGGTAAGTACCGAGGTCGAAGACATAAATCATAACCACTAATTTGATACATTCGTTTTCAGTCCGAAATGCAATTTCGAATGGCAATGCAAAATGTTACAAAATTTTCTACTGCAACAACAACCAGATACAGAAGTAGTTTGCTTTAAAGGCCGACAGGGATCCTTTGAAGTAAAGATTGACAACAATTTGGTACATTCCAAATTAAAGTCCTTTGCCTTTCCTGATCACGAAAGTGTGCTAGAAAATGTACGCAAGGCAGAAAAAGGTATACCAGTTGAAAGAGTGAAAGAGCAACCAATTGAAAATTGCGTACTTATGTGatccaaaatttaatttgcatacaatttttattagttttaaaagcTTGGATGTAAGTTGTAAATTTGTTGTATAATGGAATCATATGACACGAAAAAAGGGTAGTAGATATTTAAGTGTTTTTATGGCACTTACCAAATTCGAAATGAAAGAAACActgataaattgaaattttaaatcaaataagGATGGTGTTTatagaataaaatttacatatatattttttaagaaggCACAAATTGCACAAACAAGGCAATATAATATAATGGGCAAATCAATACACATCGAGGTGGAACATTGGTGAGcgcatatttcaatatttaataacCAAATGATTATCTTtgcgtttatatgtatgtatacagcgGCCTATGTGCGGCACATGCTAGGCAGTGCAGATCGCTGCAAAAATACATAATGAGAGAAGAGCCAGATACGGATCTGGTTTGTCGTACTGGCCGGCGCGGCTCATTCGAGGTGGTCGTTAACGGTATGTTGGTGCATTCGAAATTGAAAACGCAGGCTTTCCCATCACAAGATGAAATTTTACAGCGCGTTATAAATGTGCGCGAAGGTCCGACTTCCAAGTACATgggaatggaaaatttttgctcattaatgtaaaattaactgtaaaatgtatgtatatacttgtataatTTAGTAGACATTCAGTTTTCCAATTTTATTGTActgcttgtatttattcaaaataattttaaaatacatcCCAATATCTGTATAACCACAAAGATAATAGGCTAGTTTAATTAATGCACAACTTTATATTGAATTAGATATAATTACAGATGTTTTAGAATTACTAAGTACTAATAGACTGGCAAACGTTTGTGTTAAGCGTTTAGTTGAATACATTTATACgcaggcatatgtatgtatacgctcgtgcatacatacatacctacatacatatatgtgtgtgaacacagaacaattgaaaatttaaaagtgcatGTTTtgcgaattattattttaatcaaCTCCAACAATGGCTTTAAATCGGTTTTTCAACTATTGCTCTTTATTTTTCGCAGTTCCCGTTattcatttctctttttttaattctcactTCTTCGCAGCAAGAAACAAAGGAATTTTCTTCGCGTAACCCTTTAAGTGATAAATATATGCCGAAACGTATTTTTCCACCAAACTCACGTGCAATAGTACGCAATGGCTCATTGGTTTTTTGGCCACTGTGCTGATCAATACAAATCATTTGGCATCGAGTACAAAAGCCATTCACTTTGAAATCCACACCCCCTATACTTATCTCTTCaaatgaattttcttcaaacggGCTTGCAGTTTCGATTATTAAATTTCCTCTAAACCGATCCACCGTCTGGTCGAGCGACTCCTGCTCAGTTTCTACTTTATTGGCTAACCAACGTACCGATGCCCGATTTATTAGTAGGAATTGTGCCTGATTTGCCAAGCTAATATCTTTTGAGACACCATCTTGTGTGCGCCGTTCGGCGTTTTGACGAACTAAACGCAGACCTTTCGTTTCCAGACAGTCGGATAACCATTGTCCCACTTCTTCCCCACAATCTAAACCCTCCACTAAATCATTGCACACTTTGCTTTGACATAATGAAGTTTCGATATGTCTTGCAAAATTTAAATCGTCTACTACTAGTGGCACCTGCACTGATTCCATATCTGGAAAGCGCAGCTCCAAAACTCCTTCTTTCAATTTCACAATGGGCTTTATTAAACATAATCTTGTGAAGTGTTTTTGTGTGATAGCCATGCCATTGACGTCGACAATCATCCAGGTGCGATCATATTTAAAGCCACAGCTGGTGAGCTGCCATGCGCTCGCCACCTCAAAAGCACCACATGACTTGATCGGATATATGCAAATGCGTTTTAACTGCGGTCTCAACCGCTGTGACACATGACGTAGTGCTGGCGGTAATGACGTTCGTTCCATGAGACGTAAACGTTCAGCTGCTGTAGTTAGATAGCAATCGCGTATCATTGCCACCGCTTTGTCCACATCAGTCACCCGAGTCATAAATCCAAAAGACATACGTATAGCACCGGTTGGCACACCATCTATAATATCTGTATAGTCACTACAAACATGTCCGGCTTCGAACTGTTTCCGTATATCGGCATTTGACAAACGTAAGTGCCATTGACAAGCACCAGGGTTGCAGAAACAGCCGGTGCGTATTTGCACATTATGCACTGCAGCGATGCAGGCAACCTCGGCAAAACCTACATATGAGCCATCGTCGTGCAGTACATTAAAAGTAACGATGCCGCCTTGCTGCGCTATATCATCATAGCCATTGTGATTGTAAAATTGTATTAGCGGTGTACCGTTAGCGTGATGTAGTGTGGCAAGTGAATCATAACAGTATTTGGCCAATCGGTAAACATGTGTACTAATACGCTGTACCGATAACTGTTTCGGGGTAGCGGGCACAAGACGCTCCAACACTCGAAAGGCTTCAAGTACCGAAGTGATGGTGAGGAAGGGCAAGGTACCATCTTCGAAGCGTG from Anastrepha obliqua isolate idAnaObli1 chromosome 2, idAnaObli1_1.0, whole genome shotgun sequence harbors:
- the LOC129236793 gene encoding la-related protein 7 — its product is MELDAVNALTEAEVQKNNQKAQKIPAAADIASAPKNYRKRKRHHYNAIRKQMEFYFGDANLLKDRFLKQLIDKDPYVPLEIFLNFNKLKALTTSVEDISKSLSNSELLELDEKQLRVKRKTALPVERNVDNKTLYVEALPAAADHDWVRQEFERFGSVVYVSLPKYAKSRKIKEFGFVEFEQESSVEKAIKAFQEFNGVLRMQETDPAELQSVKSFIKEQNEDIAGEKVETDVEQKKAKKLKRGSDDAPDYGGTEIKKAKIENDENSTATETGNTTNDDTENQQNDGEEGNNKKKRRKKKKKSKTLEKRRKETDLNTDASFYELKVLPKRDWKRLRNKYLNLQREKVAELKRKAWKEKQQQQASEGAGSETLDASAPPPVKKPKPNERKLRKMNMNFYGAGEEEAKSQQKELKHNPALERAPLFSYAEGLIVEIGFLNPCVNIKEFKADMRQYETVKYVDVKEGAMHAYLRLDTADAATDFVGQVSCAEYNCKVLSGEAELEYWKKIETDREMKLNKQVKIPQKRGREKVKKLVTKHIRFGEFDE
- the LOC129237579 gene encoding molybdenum cofactor sulfurase — encoded protein: MPEFQDEFTPAETKAIQSEFHRVKDNIYLDHAGTTLYAESLIEASGKVLKDNLFCNPHTCNVTGDLIDQARYRILQCFNTDATEYAVVFTANATAGLRLVGECFDFGGQVNNQGDFYYCQENHTSVLGMREIVSTNRLYVLTKDEILKNLSHISKNGANTENNTGDISEQRNNSLVAYSAQCNFSGYKIPLETIEAIQTYGLAVNGKQIRGVENECEATKSNFYICLDTASFVATNYLDLQKYKPDFCCISFYKMFGFPTGVGALLVSKRGQSVLHKRYYGGGTINIAMTRENFHQKRSNFLTRFEDGTLPFLTITSVLEAFRVLERLVPATPKQLSVQRISTHVYRLAKYCYDSLATLHHANGTPLIQFYNHNGYDDIAQQGGIVTFNVLHDDGSYVGFAEVACIAAVHNVQIRTGCFCNPGACQWHLRLSNADIRKQFEAGHVCSDYTDIIDGVPTGAIRMSFGFMTRVTDVDKAVAMIRDCYLTTAAERLRLMERTSLPPALRHVSQRLRPQLKRICIYPIKSCGAFEVASAWQLTSCGFKYDRTWMIVDVNGMAITQKHFTRLCLIKPIVKLKEGVLELRFPDMESVQVPLVVDDLNFARHIETSLCQSKVCNDLVEGLDCGEEVGQWLSDCLETKGLRLVRQNAERRTQDGVSKDISLANQAQFLLINRASVRWLANKVETEQESLDQTVDRFRGNLIIETASPFEENSFEEISIGGVDFKVNGFCTRCQMICIDQHSGQKTNEPLRTIAREFGGKIRFGIYLSLKGLREENSFVSCCEEVRIKKREMNNGNCEK
- the LOC129236792 gene encoding protein xmas, whose translation is MLGDTETGWDDGINYKAISCEKIPELFLDKLVAKNHFSKFGKITRFILRPSRQSCTVEYETEAQAERALDQAGYYNGHEFQIEYATREVAHVQNTEEWVNPEVQAELDAMGLRQSLPAYRIPSTAMLPPPKPLPLRTQKAMTSLPLPPTKPAKSTSISEIPKIDTALRQEYEAALRRPAFTDEEKYRVLDARDKLMRLIRPRQTDIKKVERTKGICPDMCPEKERLMREFQRQVSAFEMCNEAGENSSSISHQRAIKEYSRSSADQEVPLAHELRPESVLQMTMLYLMHRIMDLCDDPETSIADWFHFVWDRTRSIRKDITQQELCSLGTVQLVEQCARFHIHCAARLVAEDPSVFDKKINAENLTKCLQSLKYMYHDLRIKGVHCPCEAEFRSYVVLLNLGDSNFLWELKQLPKHIQHSQEIKRAIAFYNALQNNNYVRFFNMIRETDTSYLSACILLGYFNKLRWRAMEAINKSHNWRKNAVLIPLTYLTRILGFENEEAARQYFTYHGLKCDGQRVVLDRLKLPDIEYSMKRAMNLVEAKRIASVGECVCGHVLESADIFESHVPHNSFDENGVLKLVAWAADDQLRGKAAEERKRQRELEMQQEEAVRPQKRSSSPPLSLPPIALPPSVLTDATVFKVPSISSISSKPQQQFKAPQLVQKPLQPSIFGGNLFTDSKEKVQSSPLTNFKFETPKSSHTASKSSGSVFVAPEKDASSSLFKIPAATTKTVTSTTGGLGHSIFGGNATTVAQPSPADGFIFDSSSKGVHSDNIFSNAVKSTASVFQQTHTQKPDAMLNDSVFQHFNTQPVLAGFAAPDLGAKDQVKHIFGNVSFTQQPSATAEIVPQTNTELVKAKAEAAIQLRKQQELEKRVAKEKEQEAVKRQREEAEKKHQEALKVLQQRAEYVSANELESVLTLQVADIAQTELTTYQNFERDCKSFAESFLDQCVVMQLNELANEEYAMMCHDQLLLSRYFACWLRYTRKKQKQRALIESTPIWVTMDTRAEQTAKLKHPNQSENLQMIKRYRHGEPCNFQLLLWKHPDAMSSSRASIDIFEVVRAHTTRKQAVKCGHMQRNKYFKLVLTLPTDNDELPGFGSLCHKWLRKYVRRISNTTEEEDQSDEAENAAPYICAMERDVALCVRKVSGIPPLTEAGQVVHNECDNADAIVCLMSCDSIQSTRKRMHHLIKLSRMHKSVPVAVLVYDGQYTDELELSDIMQMESLVEEDKISAYKFYGCLQTKNEFSFLHYMGRALRYVARESSFCNKLTEALEMQKLQSWLETCLGEELWQRWQHSSEHNPCFAKICGAPQHLVELYNDAVQRVIQMTSEDFSDAPEFAEELREFVPKLEVDIPLSWEYFPKDWKSPQRQQQISNFLQRLLLAPIVEAVQSQELEDWELWLLNYASSCIPNDEEAATAASYQSIKALIEQLNRCDLADVEVAKRFQMINYLPVVKAIAYAQINAVLRDYSANADADDYKLPKEIIYHHQALEDYQQVPWWLNNEAVEAVKIDYTVTEDQETSSQDTELVDEQTTLNSEMFDEIIKQAEQVSRKAEENYNSLKKQTISADIVELSRDLDASIYQFELTKQIGSYDASFVAKMGEFDSDLEGAIGGISTKQNTRGGGDGLAKTARQRKRTHAGDADEEINEMKKVMAHAFNVIEKVEAGQDRAERFNKMAMLELE
- the LOC129236795 gene encoding TM2 domain-containing protein almondex; this translates as MFHRRCIVINMRSALALIMIFIFSGIRQSQTAGGNLMEAETKLEGQLKNVTNNNDAIPLTIKSINDTNVSCPGTPESECSTLPFPCIRCNYNYSCHYGRDLNVSCTALDHVPCQGNRTFIQQMNCRYCYQTGMWQQSCMLRGNCNSVNAHYYRTNCTVHSDVFCLGNRSFTRNVKCNWTQGYRWSTALIISITLGGFGADRFYLGHWQEGIGKLFSFGGLGVWTIIDVLLISLHYLGPADGSLYI
- the LOC129237582 gene encoding migration and invasion enhancer 1; translation: MVKVDVEYCPKCNFEWQCKMLQNFLLQQQPDTEVVCFKGRQGSFEVKIDNNLVHSKLKSFAFPDHESVLENVRKAEKGIPVERVKEQPIENCVLM
- the LOC129237581 gene encoding uncharacterized protein LOC129237581, with the protein product MGKSIHIEVEHCGLCAAHARQCRSLQKYIMREEPDTDLVCRTGRRGSFEVVVNGMLVHSKLKTQAFPSQDEILQRVINVREGPTSKYMGMENFCSLM